Genomic segment of Engystomops pustulosus chromosome 8, aEngPut4.maternal, whole genome shotgun sequence:
AGGAGCCACAGGTGATGTCAGGTATCAACATGTGGCCCGAGCTGATCTCTCCCACATTGTTGAAGAAGGATTGTGTCCTCTCCCCACATCACCTGATCAGAGCCACCTCGACAAAAACATTaaccaataaaaataaagaaacaagtTACCTAAAAAGAACTCGAGCCATAGGAAGAAATGGTCGCCAGCGCAGATAGTTTGCGCAGATATATCAGGAATCTGGAGCCTATGGAATACATCCAACACCTTGGGAGGGTCAGGGGAACATCATGTGTTGGCGCACCAGACGCTAGCACGTGATAAATCCACCACATAATGTCTGAGACATCCTTTCATATATCACTTgtagaaaaaacaggaagaagcagcactccggaaaATAAAGAGATTTATTCACCCCTGGTACAGAGTAGGGTAGCGGTAGTTTTCCTttcatgtatcatatatataagATCTTTGGTACCGTGTCCCTAGCAAACTGTTTTAATATTCATGGCGCCCAGAGTTTGTCCTTTCATTAACACCTGTGACTGCGGTTTAGACCAGTGTCCACACTACTGGTTATCACCTATAAGAAATTCCTGCCAAACACTGAGACATATACTGTAGGTGTTATAATCCGGGAGACAATTACCCCTCAAATAATAATTAGTTTAATTCTATCCAGATGGTCACAATGGGCAAAACATGACTAACATGGCATGAGCTCCTCTACGAGAGACGACCAGACTCCTCTCCCCTACTTTGAGGAAACTTTATGTGGTAAAACCAGAAAGTTTTTATTTTAGTGTAAAGATCTTCCAGGGAGATCCGTGGATTTCTAATTCTTTCCTATACGCTCACTAGCGGCAATTGATATATAAGTGATCTTGTATGGCAGGAGAAGGTCAATAATCCCATAAACAGAACGGGACAAAGGGAGATCCATAACTTGTAGGTGAACACTATAAAAGAAAACCTCCAACAAAATAAAATCTTTCCTTCCATCTCTAGTAAAAATCACATACAAATATAATCAATTATTCCAATAAAACCAGTAGTATAAATAAAAACTTCACCTCATCTGCTAAAaacaggccacaatatgagcagatagaccaaataataaaagaaaaaacttcTAGTTCTTTAAATCTAATGGTTTATTAcgaaaattattttattgtccaAATGTCATAGAACCATAAAAGCctgcacatatttggtatctccataatcaTAGTGACCTGTAGAAGAAGGTAAAATGTTATTCAATTATGTAATATAAAAACCAGAACTAAATTGCAGTTTATTTGAAAATATTCATTTAGGAAAAAGTGAAACTGAGGCCTAGTTTCCATCCCAGCACATCCTGGAGAGGTGTGAGACCCCCGCCCTGACATTACCCTCACAATAGTAACGTCTCCAGTCATTCAGGTGCTGATGCTGCTCCCCTGGCTCTCAGTGCAGGTGAATGGGGGAAATACACATAAAGACAATGAGAATGTAAATCCCTTTCATTATGAATAGGTCTGACAGTCACACCCAGGACCGCAGGGGTTGATGCCTCAGCAGGACACTCCACcctcttactgtatataagatgatgttTCAGTCCTGAATTCTTCAGATGAGACACAACTTCTGCTGCTCGTGACCTGAGAAAGAAGCATCTGTGACGTCCGATCTTGGAAAAGAACAGGAATCTTGGGAATATAATGGAGAATTTATCTACTCAGCCTAAGATGGAGGAGACCAGAGTCTGCTGCACCTACTGCGATTCTCCTGAACCGGCTGTAAGAACATGTCTGCAGTGCGAGGCTTCTTTCTGTGAGAAACACTTACAGAGACACAGTAAGTCCTCAGAACATATTTTGGTTGATCCTGATGTTAATCTGGAAGAAAGAAAATGCCCCACACACAATGAGGTACTGAAATACTATTGTCCTATGGATTCCacctgtatctgtgtgtcctgctggGTGGCTGGAGACCACAAGGGACATGAGGTGGAGATACTGGATGTggcctctgagaagaagaaggagaagctgAGATCTGCTGTTGAGAAAATGAACTCAGATAAAATGGAAGCAGGAAGAAGAATCCAGAAtctcacagatcatggggtagaAGAAGAAAAGCAATTATCTGGACTCACGGAGAAAGTCACTAATCTGTTTACTGATCTCAGGAAGAAGCTGGATGATCTAGAAAGGAGAGTCCTGGGTGAGATCTCAAGACAGAAGAATCGGGTGTCACTCTTAGTCTCTTACATGATCAAACAGATGGAGCTACACAAGGATGAGCTGAGCAAGAAAATTCATCAATTTGaggagtcatgtgatatcacagatcCATTGACCATCTTACAAGAAGATTTAATCAGAGGTGACATCAGTGATCAGAGCTATGATGTCAGAGATGTAAAAGCAGCTCAGTGCCgggatgatgtcatagtgttaCAGATGTTACACAGAGGACTGCTGCGCTTTGCTGATGATCTGAATAATATAGGGATGAAAAGAGAGTTCCCGGTGATGGAGAAATCTGAGGTATTACTGGATATAGACTCGGCTAAtaattacattattatatcaGAGGATCTCAGATCTGCCTCTTATACCTCTACATCACAGAACAGACCTGATGGACCAAAGAGGTTCAAGGGTAATCATGTGTTCAgctcctgcagcttctcctctgggagacattactgggaggtggaTGTGAGTCAGGCCAAGCAATGGATCATTGGAGTGGCCGGGGAAAGTCTGGAGAGGAAGGAGAACCGTCTTCAAACTATTTTTTTAAACCAGAAATTTTGGGCTGTAACATGCTGTAAAAAACTTATTGTGAGTC
This window contains:
- the LOC140075748 gene encoding E3 ubiquitin-protein ligase TRIM7-like, producing MEETRVCCTYCDSPEPAVRTCLQCEASFCEKHLQRHSKSSEHILVDPDVNLEERKCPTHNEVLKYYCPMDSTCICVSCWVAGDHKGHEVEILDVASEKKKEKLRSAVEKMNSDKMEAGRRIQNLTDHGVEEEKQLSGLTEKVTNLFTDLRKKLDDLERRVLGEISRQKNRVSLLVSYMIKQMELHKDELSKKIHQFEESCDITDPLTILQEDLIRGDISDQSYDVRDVKAAQCRDDVIVLQMLHRGLLRFADDLNNIGMKREFPVMEKSEVLLDIDSANNYIIISEDLRSASYTSTSQNRPDGPKRFKGNHVFSSCSFSSGRHYWEVDVSQAKQWIIGVAGESLERKENRLQTIFLNQKFWAVTCCKKLIVSHNNMHRHLETKSPVKVVGIYLDYEAGRLSFYQLCDPIRLLYTFTTSFSEPLYPAFHVLENCMISIIK